Proteins encoded within one genomic window of Hermetia illucens chromosome 2, iHerIll2.2.curated.20191125, whole genome shotgun sequence:
- the LOC119648366 gene encoding uncharacterized protein LOC119648366, whose product MTRFRRILQTDAFLRIVLTFILTVFLAASGYHVRAANDRFSSADKKLVDSLVKQWAPLVWLAPGEKFLPLDVNEFLDNVHVHHEQPTDPQIEDDIEWELHNTISSRIIYTAQDEEDQEADTNRQRRTSNSFSPNSDLFDQLPLGSSSKRSYLVTNGNIDDLLHNESSFLYGKDPNKFGVPIYAVVNVCSGMKTVVEKKQKDDQKKVHQPPQHQQQFIPISLAGDKVSFSNSPVPVELNKTHHMEARIKRETDLKSANNSNKEITSEFIANLADNVKFTLDDIEDRVIVNQVDFEKTQTKFPSFHVTYWMFYPYSQGKTMCTMSLGPLGRIPIPLIFGMCMGSKKDFGSHVGDWEHMSLFFKGSLHPDAMYVSAHDAGAYYSYNQLTETFEFRSQETRKGILQRPNFPKTVITSSNHPVLFAAMGSHGLWTAPGKHRFVRVPRLYDVNGFGTPWYTWKIVDITYENLRSQRSLPPKWFRFKGKWGNPKSKCHPLRRIGLNFCEHTDGPTGIPLKQAHFQCSL is encoded by the exons TTGATAGCTTAGTGAAGCAATGGGCGCCATTGGTATGGCTTGCGCCAGGAGAAAAGTTTTTACCACTCGATGTCAATGAATTTCTAGATAACGTTCATGTACATCACGAGCAGCCAACCGATCCGCAAATTGAGGACGATATCGAATGGGAACTGCACAATACTATAAGTAGTCGGATAATATATACAGCACAAGACGAAGAGGACCAAGAAGCAGACACTAACAGGCAGAGAAGGACTTCGAATAGTTTCTCACCAAATAGTGACTTATTCGATCAACTCCCTTTAGGATCTTCTTCAAAAAGATCGTATTTAGTGACGAACGGTAACATAG ATGATTTGCTGCACAATGAAAGCTCTTTTCTCTACGGGAAAGACCCAAACAAGTTTGGAGTGCCAATCTATGCCGTTGTTAATGTTTGTAGTGGTATGAAGACAGTTGTGGAGAAGAAACAAAAAGATG ATCAGAAAAAAGTCCACCAACCCCCGCAACATCAGCAGcaatttataccgatttcgctAGCTGGTGACAAAGTCAGCTTTTCTAATAGTCCTGTGCCTGTCGAGCTTAACAAAACACACCATATGGAAGCTAGGATCAAACGGGAGACGGATCTGAAATCAGCAAATAATTCAAATAAGGAAATTACTAGTGAGTTCATAGCAAATTTAGCAGATAACGTGAAGTTCACTCTGGACGACATCGAAGATCGGGTCATAGTCAATCAAgtcgattttgagaaaactcaGACCAAGTTTCCGAGTTTCCATGTGACTTATTGGATGTTTTACCCATACAGTCAG GGAAAGACAATGTGCACTATGAGTCTTGGGCCCTTGGGCAGAATTCCCATTCCTCTAATATTTGGTATGTGTATGGGATCAAAAAAAGACTTTGGCAGTCACGTGGGTGATTGGGAGCACATGAGTCTATTTTTCAAAGGATCTCTGCATCCAGACGCCATGTACGTTTCAGCGCATGATGCAGGAGCTTATTATTCGTACAATCAGTTGACTGAGACTTTTGAATTTCGGAGCCAGGAGACCCGAAAAGGAATACTTCAGCGTCCTAATTTCCCCAAAACAGTGATAACTTCTTCTAATCATCCAGTCCTGTTCGCGGCTATg GGATCCCATGGGTTGTGGACAGCACCTGGGAAGCACCGATTTGTTCGCGTGCCGCGTCTGTACGATGTCAATGGATTCGGAACTCCTTGGTATACTTGGAAGATTGTAGACATCACTTACGAAAATTTGCGATCAC aaagaTCACTTCCGCCGAAATGGTTTCGGTTCAAGGGAAAGTGGGGAAATCCAAAGAGCAAATGCCATCCCTTACGGCGGATTGGGCTTAATTTCTGCGAACACACGGACGGTCCTACAGGAATACCTCTCAAACAAGCTCACTTTCAATGTAGTTTATAA